One segment of Triticum aestivum cultivar Chinese Spring chromosome 2A, IWGSC CS RefSeq v2.1, whole genome shotgun sequence DNA contains the following:
- the LOC123187891 gene encoding uncharacterized WD repeat-containing protein C2A9.03 isoform X4 — translation MAQNNSVMHWSSLLQRGTEVLRVAGQVVPKQKGHGAQTLSRVQISTMALKDNFMVAGGFRGELIFKYVDKPGVVFCTNVADNKNSVTNAVDVYESPSGATRATAANNDCTVKFLDAERCSLLSRFNFPWSVNNTSVSPDGKLLAVLGDSSDCVIADAQSGEEIATLKGHLDYSFSSAWHPGGNVLATGNQDKTCRLWDTRNLSAPFAVLGGRIGAVRGLRFSSDGRFLAAAEAADFVHVYDARAGYGAAQEIGLFGEIAGVAFSPDAGALFVGVADRAYGSLLEFGRRGRHAYLDSYL, via the exons ATGGCACAGAACAATTCAGTGATGCACTGGTCTTCTCTTCTTCAAAGAGGGACAGAAGTGCTCCGCGTTGCAGGCCAAGTTGTTCCAAAGCAG AAGGGGCATGGAGCTCAGACACTGTCCAGGGTGCAGATCAGCACAATGGCCCTAAAAGACAATTTCATGGTAGCAGGCGGTTTCCGCGGCGAACTGATTTTCAAG TATGTTGACAAGCCCGGGGTGGTATTCTGTACGAATGTCGCTGATAATAAAAATTCTGTCACGAATGCTGTAGATGTGTACGAGTCTCCCAG CGGCGCTACTCGAGCGACGGCGGCCAACAATGACTGCACCGTCAAATTTCTTGATGCTGAGAGGTGCAGCCTGCTTAGTCGTTTTAATTTCCCGTGGTCAGTCAAT AACACATCGGTGAGTCCTGATGGCAAGCTTCTTGCGGTTCTCGGCGACAGCTCCGACTGCGTGATCGCCGACGCTCAATCGGGCGAA GAGATAGCGACTCTCAAGGGGCACCTGGACTACTCGTTCTCATCGGCCTGGCACCCCGGCGGGAACGTCCTGGCGACGGGGAACCAGGACAAGACGTGCCGGCTGTGGGACACGCGCAACCTGTCGGCGCCGTTCGCGGTGCTGGGAGGGAGGATCGGCGCGGTCCGGGGCCTCCGGTTCTCGTCGGACGGGCGGttcctggcggcggcggaggcggcggacttCGTCCACGTGTACGACGCGCGGGCCGGCTACGGCGCCGCGCAGGAGATCGGCCTGTTCGGGGAGATCGCCGGCGTGGCGTTCAGCCCGGACGCGGGCGCGCTGTTCGTCGGGGTGGCCGACCGGGCCTACGGCAGCTTGCTCGAGTTCGGCAGGCGGGGCCGGCACGCTTACCTGGACTCGTACCTGTGA
- the LOC123187891 gene encoding uncharacterized WD repeat-containing protein C2A9.03 isoform X2, which translates to MGVMPRNVHDCVGSYWSFGLCSFRHNSHCQSVFQQILMDTLRNLVWATSKHDVYMAQNNSVMHWSSLLQRGTEVLRVAGQVVPKQKGHGAQTLSRVQISTMALKDNFMVAGGFRGELIFKYVDKPGVVFCTNVADNKNSVTNAVDVYESPSGATRATAANNDCTVKFLDAERCSLLSRFNFPWSVNNTSVSPDGKLLAVLGDSSDCVIADAQSGEEIATLKGHLDYSFSSAWHPGGNVLATGNQDKTCRLWDTRNLSAPFAVLGGRIGAVRGLRFSSDGRFLAAAEAADFVHVYDARAGYGAAQEIGLFGEIAGVAFSPDAGALFVGVADRAYGSLLEFGRRGRHAYLDSYL; encoded by the exons ATGGGAGTGATGCCTAGAAATGTGCATGATTGTGTAGGAAGTTATTGGTCCTTCGGTTTGTGCAGTTTCAGACACAACTCACATTGCCAATCGGTATTCCAGCAAATTCTTATGGATACG CTAAGGAATCTTGTGTGGGCCACATCCAAGCATGATGTTTACATGGCACAGAACAATTCAGTGATGCACTGGTCTTCTCTTCTTCAAAGAGGGACAGAAGTGCTCCGCGTTGCAGGCCAAGTTGTTCCAAAGCAG AAGGGGCATGGAGCTCAGACACTGTCCAGGGTGCAGATCAGCACAATGGCCCTAAAAGACAATTTCATGGTAGCAGGCGGTTTCCGCGGCGAACTGATTTTCAAG TATGTTGACAAGCCCGGGGTGGTATTCTGTACGAATGTCGCTGATAATAAAAATTCTGTCACGAATGCTGTAGATGTGTACGAGTCTCCCAG CGGCGCTACTCGAGCGACGGCGGCCAACAATGACTGCACCGTCAAATTTCTTGATGCTGAGAGGTGCAGCCTGCTTAGTCGTTTTAATTTCCCGTGGTCAGTCAAT AACACATCGGTGAGTCCTGATGGCAAGCTTCTTGCGGTTCTCGGCGACAGCTCCGACTGCGTGATCGCCGACGCTCAATCGGGCGAA GAGATAGCGACTCTCAAGGGGCACCTGGACTACTCGTTCTCATCGGCCTGGCACCCCGGCGGGAACGTCCTGGCGACGGGGAACCAGGACAAGACGTGCCGGCTGTGGGACACGCGCAACCTGTCGGCGCCGTTCGCGGTGCTGGGAGGGAGGATCGGCGCGGTCCGGGGCCTCCGGTTCTCGTCGGACGGGCGGttcctggcggcggcggaggcggcggacttCGTCCACGTGTACGACGCGCGGGCCGGCTACGGCGCCGCGCAGGAGATCGGCCTGTTCGGGGAGATCGCCGGCGTGGCGTTCAGCCCGGACGCGGGCGCGCTGTTCGTCGGGGTGGCCGACCGGGCCTACGGCAGCTTGCTCGAGTTCGGCAGGCGGGGCCGGCACGCTTACCTGGACTCGTACCTGTGA
- the LOC123187891 gene encoding uncharacterized WD repeat-containing protein C2A9.03 isoform X3: MLTKFYAGLLMLRNLVWATSKHDVYMAQNNSVMHWSSLLQRGTEVLRVAGQVVPKQKGHGAQTLSRVQISTMALKDNFMVAGGFRGELIFKYVDKPGVVFCTNVADNKNSVTNAVDVYESPSGATRATAANNDCTVKFLDAERCSLLSRFNFPWSVNNTSVSPDGKLLAVLGDSSDCVIADAQSGEEIATLKGHLDYSFSSAWHPGGNVLATGNQDKTCRLWDTRNLSAPFAVLGGRIGAVRGLRFSSDGRFLAAAEAADFVHVYDARAGYGAAQEIGLFGEIAGVAFSPDAGALFVGVADRAYGSLLEFGRRGRHAYLDSYL, translated from the exons ATGCTAACAAAATTTTATGCAGGACTTCTTATG CTAAGGAATCTTGTGTGGGCCACATCCAAGCATGATGTTTACATGGCACAGAACAATTCAGTGATGCACTGGTCTTCTCTTCTTCAAAGAGGGACAGAAGTGCTCCGCGTTGCAGGCCAAGTTGTTCCAAAGCAG AAGGGGCATGGAGCTCAGACACTGTCCAGGGTGCAGATCAGCACAATGGCCCTAAAAGACAATTTCATGGTAGCAGGCGGTTTCCGCGGCGAACTGATTTTCAAG TATGTTGACAAGCCCGGGGTGGTATTCTGTACGAATGTCGCTGATAATAAAAATTCTGTCACGAATGCTGTAGATGTGTACGAGTCTCCCAG CGGCGCTACTCGAGCGACGGCGGCCAACAATGACTGCACCGTCAAATTTCTTGATGCTGAGAGGTGCAGCCTGCTTAGTCGTTTTAATTTCCCGTGGTCAGTCAAT AACACATCGGTGAGTCCTGATGGCAAGCTTCTTGCGGTTCTCGGCGACAGCTCCGACTGCGTGATCGCCGACGCTCAATCGGGCGAA GAGATAGCGACTCTCAAGGGGCACCTGGACTACTCGTTCTCATCGGCCTGGCACCCCGGCGGGAACGTCCTGGCGACGGGGAACCAGGACAAGACGTGCCGGCTGTGGGACACGCGCAACCTGTCGGCGCCGTTCGCGGTGCTGGGAGGGAGGATCGGCGCGGTCCGGGGCCTCCGGTTCTCGTCGGACGGGCGGttcctggcggcggcggaggcggcggacttCGTCCACGTGTACGACGCGCGGGCCGGCTACGGCGCCGCGCAGGAGATCGGCCTGTTCGGGGAGATCGCCGGCGTGGCGTTCAGCCCGGACGCGGGCGCGCTGTTCGTCGGGGTGGCCGACCGGGCCTACGGCAGCTTGCTCGAGTTCGGCAGGCGGGGCCGGCACGCTTACCTGGACTCGTACCTGTGA
- the LOC123187891 gene encoding uncharacterized WD repeat-containing protein C2A9.03 isoform X1: MAVYLNDDLEDLQDDHFDSDGFGFSGGRDGHPSSPNKHKNDTSAVQYRNGKDMQGIPWERLKYSRDQYRKMRLEHYKNYENLARSHQGFDMECKQVETNDRFYDFCFNTRLVKPTIVHFQLRNLVWATSKHDVYMAQNNSVMHWSSLLQRGTEVLRVAGQVVPKQKGHGAQTLSRVQISTMALKDNFMVAGGFRGELIFKYVDKPGVVFCTNVADNKNSVTNAVDVYESPSGATRATAANNDCTVKFLDAERCSLLSRFNFPWSVNNTSVSPDGKLLAVLGDSSDCVIADAQSGEEIATLKGHLDYSFSSAWHPGGNVLATGNQDKTCRLWDTRNLSAPFAVLGGRIGAVRGLRFSSDGRFLAAAEAADFVHVYDARAGYGAAQEIGLFGEIAGVAFSPDAGALFVGVADRAYGSLLEFGRRGRHAYLDSYL, translated from the exons ATGGCCGTGTACTTGAACGACGATTTGGAAGACCTGCAAGACGACCACTTCGACTCCGACGGGTTTGGCTTCTCCGGCGGCCGCGACGGCCATCCCTCAAGCCCG AATAAGCATAAGAATGATACATCAGCCGTGCAGTACAGAAATGGAAAAGACATGCAAGGGATACCATGGGAGAGGTTAAAATACAGTAGAGATCAGTATCGCAAGATGAGGCTGGAGCATTACAAGAAttatgagaacctcgcgaggtcaCACCAGGGGTTTGATATG GAGTGCAAACAAGTGGAGACAAATGACAGGTTCTATGATTTCTGCTTCAACACACGACTTGTCAAGCCAACGATAGTGCATTTTCAG CTAAGGAATCTTGTGTGGGCCACATCCAAGCATGATGTTTACATGGCACAGAACAATTCAGTGATGCACTGGTCTTCTCTTCTTCAAAGAGGGACAGAAGTGCTCCGCGTTGCAGGCCAAGTTGTTCCAAAGCAG AAGGGGCATGGAGCTCAGACACTGTCCAGGGTGCAGATCAGCACAATGGCCCTAAAAGACAATTTCATGGTAGCAGGCGGTTTCCGCGGCGAACTGATTTTCAAG TATGTTGACAAGCCCGGGGTGGTATTCTGTACGAATGTCGCTGATAATAAAAATTCTGTCACGAATGCTGTAGATGTGTACGAGTCTCCCAG CGGCGCTACTCGAGCGACGGCGGCCAACAATGACTGCACCGTCAAATTTCTTGATGCTGAGAGGTGCAGCCTGCTTAGTCGTTTTAATTTCCCGTGGTCAGTCAAT AACACATCGGTGAGTCCTGATGGCAAGCTTCTTGCGGTTCTCGGCGACAGCTCCGACTGCGTGATCGCCGACGCTCAATCGGGCGAA GAGATAGCGACTCTCAAGGGGCACCTGGACTACTCGTTCTCATCGGCCTGGCACCCCGGCGGGAACGTCCTGGCGACGGGGAACCAGGACAAGACGTGCCGGCTGTGGGACACGCGCAACCTGTCGGCGCCGTTCGCGGTGCTGGGAGGGAGGATCGGCGCGGTCCGGGGCCTCCGGTTCTCGTCGGACGGGCGGttcctggcggcggcggaggcggcggacttCGTCCACGTGTACGACGCGCGGGCCGGCTACGGCGCCGCGCAGGAGATCGGCCTGTTCGGGGAGATCGCCGGCGTGGCGTTCAGCCCGGACGCGGGCGCGCTGTTCGTCGGGGTGGCCGACCGGGCCTACGGCAGCTTGCTCGAGTTCGGCAGGCGGGGCCGGCACGCTTACCTGGACTCGTACCTGTGA